One window of Chloroflexus aggregans DSM 9485 genomic DNA carries:
- a CDS encoding YggT family protein, with protein MLFYAILGRVLASWIDPQANFPVTRFLHEITEPILGPIRSIMPNIGMFDFSPIVAMLVLQLLERLIISAIR; from the coding sequence GTGCTGTTTTATGCCATCTTAGGCAGAGTATTAGCTTCGTGGATCGATCCACAAGCGAACTTTCCGGTAACTCGTTTTTTGCATGAGATTACCGAACCGATTTTAGGCCCGATTCGTAGCATTATGCCGAATATTGGCATGTTCGATTTTTCGCCGATTGTGGCAATGTTGGTATTGCAACTTCTTGAACGATTAATTATTAGTGCCATCAGATAA
- a CDS encoding spermidine synthase has product MTAKQFAVGERLLLAVVFLAGIGTLGIEMVMPRMLAPFFGTSQPIWAVVIGMTLVYLAIGYRLGGLVADRRPDWRLLFQLIGWAGLSCAVIPFIARPILSTAQGALRNVAAGGFLAALIGVILLFAIPVTLMAMVSPFAIRLQLRYAADIARAGRTAGTISALSTIGSIVGTFLTVLVLIPAIGVASTLFLFAGFLVVLSLIGLRDPRGLLLVITVVVLAGAYQLTTGVIKAADCRNCRLIAEFESDYNYIQVAEQEITYSNGVVDRRRVLILNEGLAFHSIYRLKYRETGDPLDLLTDGGPWDYFTVAPYLYPDTDPADVRSLALLGAAAGSIAQQFLAIYGPDTIIDAVEIDRTISEVGRRYFDMADGSPQAPYFTTYNEDARYWLATTDRRYDVIGMDAYHQPYIPFHLTTVEFFREVKAKLNPRGVAVVNAGRPASGDDRLVNALASTMLAVFPQVYIIDTRFNNAIIIGVNQPVGDGIVHFIENAARIDIPALQLVMAWSLYEGRFGPLREFTPEMAQFRPFTDDHAPVEQLIDGIIFSEANKMVR; this is encoded by the coding sequence ATGACAGCAAAACAATTTGCGGTCGGTGAGCGATTGTTACTCGCCGTCGTCTTTCTTGCCGGGATCGGCACACTCGGGATCGAGATGGTGATGCCGCGTATGCTGGCCCCGTTTTTTGGTACCTCACAGCCGATCTGGGCAGTCGTCATTGGTATGACGCTCGTCTATTTGGCAATTGGGTACCGGTTAGGTGGTCTCGTTGCCGACCGTCGTCCCGATTGGCGGTTGCTGTTTCAATTGATCGGTTGGGCCGGGCTGAGCTGTGCGGTTATCCCGTTTATCGCCCGTCCAATCTTGAGCACGGCCCAAGGCGCGTTGCGCAATGTCGCTGCCGGAGGGTTTCTGGCCGCGCTCATCGGGGTCATCTTACTGTTCGCAATACCGGTGACGTTAATGGCGATGGTTAGTCCCTTTGCCATTCGGTTGCAACTGCGCTACGCCGCGGATATTGCGCGAGCCGGTCGCACTGCCGGTACGATTTCGGCACTCTCAACAATTGGGTCGATTGTTGGCACCTTCCTCACCGTCTTGGTGCTGATTCCGGCTATCGGTGTTGCCAGCACGCTGTTCCTCTTTGCCGGGTTCTTGGTTGTGCTCAGCCTCATCGGGTTGCGCGATCCGCGTGGGCTACTGTTGGTGATAACGGTGGTTGTATTGGCCGGCGCGTACCAACTTACAACCGGTGTCATCAAAGCAGCCGATTGTCGTAATTGTCGCCTCATTGCCGAATTCGAGTCGGATTACAACTATATCCAAGTTGCCGAGCAAGAGATCACGTACAGTAATGGCGTGGTCGATCGGCGGCGTGTGTTGATCCTCAACGAGGGCTTAGCGTTCCATTCGATCTACCGGCTTAAGTATCGCGAAACCGGTGATCCGCTCGATCTCCTCACCGATGGTGGGCCGTGGGACTATTTCACCGTTGCGCCCTACCTCTATCCCGATACCGATCCGGCAGATGTTCGTTCGCTGGCCCTTCTCGGTGCCGCTGCCGGTAGTATCGCCCAGCAGTTCTTAGCGATTTACGGTCCGGATACGATCATTGATGCTGTAGAAATCGACCGCACAATCAGCGAAGTTGGGCGACGTTATTTTGATATGGCCGATGGCAGCCCACAAGCACCTTACTTCACCACCTACAACGAAGATGCGCGGTATTGGCTGGCAACGACTGACCGGCGTTACGACGTGATCGGGATGGATGCCTACCACCAGCCCTATATCCCGTTTCACTTGACCACCGTCGAGTTTTTTCGTGAGGTCAAAGCCAAACTCAATCCGCGTGGCGTTGCAGTCGTCAATGCCGGTCGACCGGCGAGTGGCGATGATCGGTTGGTGAATGCCTTAGCATCAACGATGTTAGCGGTCTTCCCCCAAGTGTATATCATCGATACACGCTTCAACAACGCGATCATCATTGGGGTCAATCAACCGGTCGGCGATGGTATTGTTCATTTCATCGAAAATGCCGCGCGCATTGATATACCGGCGCTGCAATTGGTGATGGCCTGGTCGCTCTATGAAG
- a CDS encoding phytoene/squalene synthase family protein produces the protein MSLNSISVITRGNGLPVSQALPADEQLAQLFHLSDVPSSSSADQLPPPRVRSLAEAYAFCDEVIRRHSKSFFFSTQFLPPPQRRAVRALYAFCRTTDDTVDMARTDPARALAEWVRVARRPCLDTAHPVLLAWADTCQRYNLSPHLIDELLAGVAMDLTISRYATFADLWLYCYRVASVVGMLVIGITGAAPGATPYAIKLGVALQLTNILRDVGEDANRGRVYLPIDELARFGLTADDILARVYDERFIALMKFQIERTHRLYDESWPGIALLPPEVRLAVAAAARVYRGILDKIVANRYDSYNHRAYLSLREKVARLPGIWWDVHRLGR, from the coding sequence GTGTCGCTGAATTCGATCTCGGTTATCACGCGCGGGAACGGATTGCCGGTTAGCCAGGCACTTCCGGCAGACGAGCAGCTTGCTCAGCTCTTTCATCTCAGCGATGTACCTTCCTCGTCAAGTGCCGACCAACTGCCACCGCCGCGTGTTCGTTCGCTGGCAGAGGCATATGCCTTCTGTGATGAGGTGATCCGCCGTCACTCCAAGAGCTTTTTCTTTAGTACCCAGTTTTTGCCGCCACCACAACGACGAGCCGTGCGAGCGTTGTATGCGTTCTGTCGCACAACCGATGATACGGTTGATATGGCGAGGACTGACCCGGCCAGGGCATTAGCCGAATGGGTGCGCGTGGCTCGTCGTCCGTGCCTCGATACGGCGCACCCGGTCCTTTTGGCATGGGCCGATACTTGCCAACGGTATAACCTTTCACCGCACCTCATCGATGAGTTGTTGGCCGGAGTAGCGATGGATCTGACGATCTCGCGCTATGCCACGTTTGCCGATCTGTGGCTCTATTGCTACCGGGTCGCATCGGTGGTGGGGATGTTGGTGATTGGGATTACCGGTGCTGCGCCCGGAGCGACACCATACGCGATTAAGCTAGGAGTGGCCTTGCAGTTGACTAATATCCTGCGCGATGTTGGCGAGGATGCCAATCGTGGGCGGGTGTATCTGCCGATCGATGAACTGGCTCGCTTTGGTTTGACTGCCGATGATATTCTGGCCCGGGTCTACGATGAGCGCTTCATTGCATTGATGAAGTTTCAAATCGAACGTACCCATCGTTTGTACGATGAGAGTTGGCCCGGTATCGCGCTCTTGCCACCTGAAGTGCGATTGGCCGTAGCGGCCGCAGCGCGCGTCTACCGCGGCATCCTTGATAAAATCGTTGCTAACCGGTATGATTCATACAACCACCGTGCGTATCTGTCGCTGCGCGAGAAGGTGGCACGTTTGCCCGGTATTTGGTGGGATGTTCATCGCTTGGGTAGGTAG
- a CDS encoding universal stress protein: protein MYRHILVPLDGSALAEQVLPHVHALAANEGTKQITLLRAVPPIFTTSVDYSGMLATTADAITTMEQEALEYLQHIAKQFQGEGYQVHIEISALPPAEAIIEYAENHDVDLIVIATHGRSGLSRWVFGSVTQKVVQVAPTPVLVIRPKEVKA, encoded by the coding sequence ATGTACCGCCACATTCTCGTCCCACTTGATGGCTCAGCGCTTGCCGAACAGGTATTGCCACACGTTCATGCACTTGCCGCTAATGAAGGTACGAAGCAGATTACCCTGCTCCGTGCAGTACCACCGATCTTCACTACTAGTGTTGATTACAGCGGCATGTTGGCGACCACAGCCGATGCGATCACCACAATGGAGCAGGAAGCGCTCGAATACCTACAGCATATCGCTAAACAGTTCCAAGGTGAGGGTTATCAGGTTCACATTGAGATTAGCGCACTGCCTCCTGCCGAAGCGATTATCGAATACGCCGAAAACCACGATGTTGATCTGATCGTGATCGCCACGCATGGCCGTAGCGGGCTGAGCCGGTGGGTGTTTGGCAGCGTTACGCAGAAGGTCGTGCAAGTCGCACCAACACCGGTGCTGGTGATCCGTCCGAAGGAGGTGAAAGCGTAA
- the mscL gene encoding large conductance mechanosensitive channel protein MscL, whose product MLNEFRTFINRGNVLDLAVGVIIGAAFTAIINSLVNDIINPLLGLLVGGRTDMSNYFLPLAGQTATTLAEARAAGPVLAYGSFLNAVINFLLVAFVIFLIVRTANRFNPKPAEPPALPQPTPSERLLAEIRDLLAQR is encoded by the coding sequence GTGCTCAACGAATTTCGGACCTTTATTAATCGGGGAAATGTCCTTGACCTAGCGGTGGGTGTGATTATCGGTGCAGCATTTACCGCGATTATCAATTCGCTCGTCAACGATATTATCAATCCGCTACTTGGCTTACTCGTGGGCGGGCGCACCGATATGAGCAACTATTTCTTGCCACTTGCCGGTCAGACGGCAACAACGCTGGCCGAGGCGCGGGCTGCCGGTCCGGTATTGGCGTATGGGTCATTTCTCAATGCAGTAATCAATTTTCTCTTAGTAGCTTTCGTGATTTTTCTGATCGTGCGAACTGCCAACCGGTTCAATCCGAAACCGGCGGAGCCACCTGCTTTGCCTCAACCAACCCCAAGTGAGCGGTTATTGGCCGAGATTCGCGATCTCTTGGCGCAGCGTTGA
- a CDS encoding DUF2085 domain-containing protein, whose translation MTAQVLATQLPIRSWPRWAFDLLLWILFLGPLASPLFRATGLPLVSDTGTLARDVLATFICPTPERAFFLFGWPMAVCARCWGATIGLWCARLRVGERAPSLLVWYRTLAWPWRLVLAALPFLLWPLEIIGHYSGWWFAPLWLLLLNGMQAGFAAGLFFASVWPGFWPQPHTMRA comes from the coding sequence ATGACTGCACAAGTGCTTGCCACGCAACTGCCGATCCGTTCATGGCCACGTTGGGCATTCGATCTATTGCTGTGGATTTTATTCCTCGGCCCGCTTGCCTCGCCTCTGTTCCGCGCTACCGGTTTACCACTGGTGAGCGATACCGGCACCTTAGCCCGTGATGTGCTGGCAACGTTCATCTGTCCGACGCCGGAGCGTGCTTTCTTCCTATTCGGTTGGCCGATGGCCGTTTGCGCACGATGCTGGGGAGCGACCATTGGGCTGTGGTGCGCACGGCTGAGGGTCGGTGAACGTGCGCCATCGCTGTTGGTATGGTATCGCACATTAGCATGGCCATGGCGTTTGGTCTTGGCAGCGCTTCCCTTCTTGCTCTGGCCGCTTGAAATTATTGGCCATTACAGTGGTTGGTGGTTTGCTCCGCTGTGGCTCTTACTACTCAACGGTATGCAAGCCGGATTTGCCGCCGGCCTCTTTTTTGCCTCAGTTTGGCCCGGTTTCTGGCCGCAACCTCACACAATGCGGGCGTGA
- a CDS encoding MerR family transcriptional regulator, whose amino-acid sequence MAPQHFLSQFSDKPRYNTKAVAQETGVPADTFRAWERRYGIPRPQRTEGGHRLYSERDIATIRWLRDRTAEGLTISQAIALMNDGSETGLSWLNTAVDTEPHTWERMQARMINALTDFDATRAEQILGEAFALYPLEDVFLKLIQPVMIEIGEQWHAGRISVTAEHFATQFIRRKLSSLFNTYNVTEGRGLVVVGCAPSEQHDLGALMLAVFLVRHGWQVVYLGPEIPVRDLLDAVRHIQPDLVCLSASTTETATQLLEIGRALQQLPPPTPLFGYGGRAFNLNPVLTHKMPGTFLGRDAQEAVENVASLLSRSR is encoded by the coding sequence ATGGCACCGCAACACTTTCTCTCCCAATTTTCAGACAAGCCTCGTTACAATACCAAGGCTGTCGCACAGGAGACGGGCGTGCCGGCCGACACTTTCCGCGCATGGGAACGCCGTTACGGCATACCGCGTCCGCAGCGCACAGAAGGCGGCCATCGCCTCTACTCCGAGCGCGACATTGCCACGATTCGCTGGCTGCGGGATCGTACCGCCGAAGGATTAACCATCAGCCAGGCGATCGCGCTCATGAACGATGGGAGCGAGACGGGGCTTTCGTGGCTCAACACGGCTGTTGATACCGAGCCGCACACGTGGGAGCGGATGCAAGCGCGGATGATTAACGCGCTGACCGATTTCGATGCAACGCGCGCCGAGCAGATATTGGGTGAAGCGTTCGCGCTTTATCCGCTTGAAGATGTCTTTTTGAAGCTGATTCAGCCGGTGATGATCGAGATCGGGGAACAGTGGCATGCCGGCCGTATCTCGGTTACGGCCGAGCATTTTGCAACCCAGTTTATTCGGCGCAAACTATCGAGTCTGTTTAATACCTATAACGTGACCGAAGGTCGTGGGTTGGTGGTTGTGGGGTGTGCGCCGAGCGAACAACATGATCTGGGTGCATTGATGCTGGCCGTCTTTCTCGTGCGCCACGGCTGGCAGGTTGTTTATCTCGGTCCTGAAATACCGGTCAGGGATTTGCTCGATGCGGTACGCCACATTCAACCCGATCTGGTGTGCCTCTCGGCTTCGACCACAGAAACCGCTACGCAACTTCTTGAGATTGGTCGTGCTCTGCAACAACTACCACCACCTACACCTCTGTTTGGATACGGCGGCCGTGCGTTTAACCTCAACCCCGTGCTGACCCACAAGATGCCGGGAACGTTTTTAGGTCGTGATGCGCAGGAAGCCGTCGAAAACGTTGCATCACTTCTGAGTCGTAGTCGCTAA
- the hisD gene encoding histidinol dehydrogenase produces the protein MTIPIITDLAVARAGILRRAFLDDDTATVTTVAEIITNVRQRGDAALREYTHRFDGVDCEVIEIPRERLAAAAADIDQSLRQALLLAINGIRRFHERQLRNSWVEFSVEGALGQIVRPLDRVGIYVPGGAAPLPSSLIHAAVPARVAGVREIVVCSPPQRSTGEPAMAVLAAAHLAGVDRFFAVGGAQAIAALAYGTESVPRVDAVAGPGNRYVIQAMRMVYGTVGVVSLPGPTETLVIADQTANPRSVAADLLAQAEHREASAILLTPDWGLAEQVQREVERQLAALPAVNAQAARDAVTRRGGIVMVPDLTTAFALANEYGPEHLCLLIAEPWAYVGEVRNAGGVFLGEDSFEVLGDYVAGPSHIMPTEGTARYASPVNVDSFRKVISLVGLNRAGVKRIGPAAIRIAEAEGLFAHAAAVRTRLESLDNDGRE, from the coding sequence ATGACCATTCCGATTATTACCGATCTTGCTGTTGCCCGTGCCGGGATCTTACGTCGTGCGTTCCTCGATGACGATACTGCTACGGTGACGACGGTTGCCGAGATTATTACCAACGTCCGGCAGCGTGGTGATGCTGCGTTGCGCGAGTATACCCATCGTTTCGACGGTGTCGACTGCGAGGTTATCGAGATCCCACGCGAACGACTGGCAGCGGCAGCGGCCGATATCGATCAATCATTGCGGCAAGCATTGTTGTTAGCGATCAACGGGATTCGTCGCTTTCACGAGCGGCAACTGCGCAACTCGTGGGTGGAATTTAGCGTCGAAGGAGCATTAGGGCAGATTGTGCGACCGCTCGATCGGGTCGGAATATACGTGCCCGGTGGTGCCGCGCCCTTACCATCGTCGCTGATCCACGCGGCAGTGCCGGCTCGGGTCGCCGGTGTGCGTGAGATTGTGGTCTGTTCACCACCGCAACGCTCAACCGGTGAACCGGCAATGGCGGTCCTCGCGGCGGCGCACCTGGCCGGGGTTGACCGCTTCTTCGCCGTCGGTGGTGCGCAAGCGATAGCTGCCCTTGCTTACGGAACGGAAAGTGTGCCGCGCGTTGACGCAGTAGCCGGGCCGGGCAATCGTTACGTGATCCAAGCGATGCGGATGGTCTATGGGACGGTTGGAGTGGTGAGTTTGCCAGGACCAACAGAGACCCTCGTCATCGCCGATCAGACGGCAAATCCCCGCTCAGTAGCAGCCGATCTGTTGGCGCAGGCCGAGCATCGCGAGGCCAGCGCAATCTTGCTCACGCCCGATTGGGGGTTGGCCGAGCAAGTGCAGCGCGAAGTGGAACGGCAATTAGCAGCGTTGCCGGCGGTGAATGCGCAGGCTGCCCGCGATGCGGTGACGCGGCGTGGTGGGATTGTCATGGTGCCCGATCTGACAACGGCATTCGCCTTGGCCAACGAATACGGCCCTGAACATCTCTGTTTACTGATCGCCGAACCATGGGCTTACGTTGGTGAAGTACGTAATGCCGGTGGTGTTTTTTTAGGTGAAGATTCGTTTGAAGTTCTCGGTGACTACGTGGCCGGTCCGTCACACATTATGCCGACCGAAGGTACGGCTCGTTATGCCTCGCCGGTCAACGTTGATAGTTTTCGGAAAGTGATCTCACTCGTTGGCCTCAATCGGGCCGGTGTGAAGCGGATTGGTCCGGCGGCAATTCGGATTGCCGAAGCTGAAGGTCTCTTTGCGCACGCGGCGGCGGTGCGGACTCGGCTGGAATCGCTCGACAACGACGGGAGGGAGTAA
- a CDS encoding GDP-mannose 4,6-dehydratase — protein sequence MRALITGINGFVGGHLAEYLLADGRWEVWGLSRSATITLPELAGKVPVVQADLSDPEATMRAIVQVRPNVIFHLAGQPFVPESFRDPAGTLATNTLGALHIFLTLIEYRMATRVLVIGTNEEYGKIDPADLPIDEDTPLRPTSPYGVSKAAQSLLALQYHYSHGLDLVRVRPFTHIGPRQNERFVTAAFARQIARIELGLQPPVVQVGNLAAQRDFSDVRDVVAAYALLAEHGESGAVYNVGSGRAVMIRELLDMLLAECSVPVEVRLNPELMRPIDIPVVVCDASRLRARTGWEPRYTLAETLHDILTYWRQRVRAEALATTD from the coding sequence ATGCGGGCACTGATTACTGGGATCAACGGCTTTGTCGGTGGTCATCTTGCCGAATATTTGCTAGCAGATGGACGCTGGGAAGTGTGGGGATTGTCTCGTTCGGCAACGATTACCCTCCCGGAACTAGCCGGCAAAGTGCCGGTGGTGCAGGCCGACCTGTCTGATCCCGAAGCGACGATGCGGGCTATCGTACAGGTGCGACCCAACGTGATTTTTCATTTAGCCGGCCAGCCCTTCGTCCCCGAATCGTTTCGTGATCCGGCCGGAACATTAGCCACCAATACCCTCGGTGCATTACACATCTTTCTCACCCTGATCGAGTATCGGATGGCGACTCGTGTATTGGTAATCGGTACGAATGAAGAGTATGGGAAGATCGATCCTGCCGATTTACCAATCGATGAAGATACCCCTTTACGCCCAACCAGCCCGTATGGTGTCAGCAAAGCCGCGCAGAGCCTCTTAGCCTTGCAGTATCATTACAGTCATGGCCTCGATCTGGTACGAGTACGGCCATTTACCCATATCGGGCCACGCCAAAACGAACGATTCGTCACGGCTGCCTTTGCCCGCCAAATCGCTCGCATCGAGCTTGGCCTGCAACCTCCGGTTGTGCAAGTCGGTAATTTGGCCGCCCAACGCGATTTTTCCGATGTGCGTGATGTCGTCGCGGCCTATGCGCTCTTGGCCGAACACGGCGAGAGCGGCGCAGTCTATAATGTCGGTTCGGGCAGAGCGGTGATGATCCGCGAGTTGCTCGATATGCTGCTGGCCGAATGCTCTGTACCGGTCGAAGTACGCCTCAATCCCGAATTAATGCGCCCTATCGATATTCCCGTTGTCGTGTGTGATGCGAGCCGTCTTCGCGCCCGTACCGGCTGGGAACCACGCTACACGCTGGCCGAAACGTTGCACGATATCCTGACCTACTGGCGACAACGGGTTCGCGCCGAAGCACTGGCTACTACTGATTAA
- a CDS encoding S1C family serine protease — protein sequence MRRIMSLLLLAVLMSCTRPDIPASPIAQAPTPTAPPVRPTDAPLPPIQAPMPTTNTEVAFTEYEQQLIMLYQQASQAVVSIDVVVDQSANLPPGHPPISPDGPTGQGSGFLFDTQGHIVTNHHVIDGASQIQVRFANGATVVADLIGSDPDSDLAVIKVTSLPEGMRPLPLADSRLVQVGQTAVAIGSPFGQPNTLTVGVISGLGRTLRGPSRSFGSFSLPNVIQTDAAINPGNSGGPLLNLRGEVIGVNTAISVSLGGSSFEGVGYAVSAQTVARVVPALIMYGRYDHPWLGISMTTIDTLFANRFGLPVNRGVLIGVVQADSPAGVVGLRGGTREATYRGLPVLLGGDIILACDDVPIFSSDQLIGLLDQYQVGDQVVLTIQRDGEQMQVTVTLAARP from the coding sequence ATGCGCCGTATTATGTCTCTCTTGCTGTTGGCCGTGCTTATGAGTTGTACGCGCCCCGATATTCCTGCTTCACCTATCGCCCAGGCACCGACACCAACCGCACCACCGGTGCGCCCAACCGATGCTCCGTTGCCACCTATTCAGGCGCCTATGCCAACGACAAATACCGAGGTAGCGTTTACCGAATATGAGCAGCAGTTGATTATGCTCTATCAACAAGCTAGCCAAGCCGTCGTCAGTATTGATGTGGTGGTTGATCAGAGCGCGAATCTGCCACCGGGTCACCCGCCGATTTCACCCGATGGCCCGACCGGACAAGGTTCTGGCTTTTTGTTTGATACACAGGGGCATATCGTTACGAATCATCACGTCATTGATGGAGCATCACAAATCCAAGTCCGTTTTGCCAATGGGGCGACGGTTGTGGCCGATCTGATCGGGAGTGATCCCGATAGCGATTTAGCCGTCATTAAGGTGACCAGCCTGCCTGAAGGGATGCGACCACTTCCACTTGCCGATAGCCGGTTGGTACAAGTAGGGCAGACGGCGGTGGCGATCGGTAGCCCGTTTGGTCAGCCGAATACGTTGACCGTTGGCGTGATTAGTGGGTTAGGGCGTACTCTCCGTGGGCCGAGCCGTAGTTTTGGGTCGTTTAGTCTTCCCAATGTGATCCAAACCGATGCTGCGATTAATCCCGGTAACTCTGGTGGCCCGCTGCTGAATCTCCGTGGTGAGGTGATCGGTGTCAATACCGCAATTAGCGTAAGTTTAGGCGGGAGCAGTTTTGAGGGGGTTGGTTATGCGGTATCGGCGCAGACGGTGGCGCGTGTTGTTCCGGCACTGATCATGTATGGGCGTTATGACCATCCATGGCTTGGCATCAGTATGACCACCATCGACACGTTATTTGCCAATCGCTTTGGGTTACCGGTTAATCGTGGGGTGCTGATCGGTGTGGTGCAAGCCGATAGTCCGGCCGGCGTGGTCGGCTTGCGTGGAGGAACGAGAGAAGCGACCTATCGTGGTTTGCCGGTTTTGCTCGGTGGTGACATCATTTTGGCGTGTGATGACGTGCCGATCTTCTCCAGCGACCAACTGATAGGTCTGCTCGACCAGTATCAAGTTGGTGATCAGGTGGTACTCACCATTCAACGTGACGGCGAGCAAATGCAAGTGACCGTTACCTTAGCAGCGCGCCCATAA
- a CDS encoding sugar phosphate nucleotidyltransferase, with protein MKAVILVGGQGTRLRPLTCRTPKPMLPLVNQPFIEWMLLRLRDYGIREVILAVQYLADRFRTALGDGSHLDMRLHIVEEPEPRGTAGAVKHVEHLLDGTTFIFNGDVMTDLDLKAMLDFHRERGSKVTISLTPVDDPTQFGLVETDRDGRVRRFLEKPRLEDITTNFVNAGTYLIEPEIFRYVPPNQFYMFERGLFPVVLQTGDPMYGFPSRAYWTDIGKPQTYLDVHHDILIGKVQYHFRGQQVGERIWVEGEVDIHASAQIVGPVVIGHGTRIGRGTRIIGPTVIGERCEIGPECQIEGVVMWERNVIEEGVTLRNCVLGSGNRIGERSHIIDGTIISDECHIGQENRLERGIRIWPGTTLGDRAISF; from the coding sequence ATGAAAGCAGTAATCCTCGTTGGCGGCCAGGGTACACGTTTGCGTCCGCTCACCTGCCGCACACCCAAACCAATGCTACCACTGGTCAATCAGCCGTTTATCGAATGGATGTTGCTCCGACTGCGCGATTACGGCATCCGCGAAGTGATCCTGGCCGTCCAGTATCTGGCCGACCGCTTCCGTACCGCCCTCGGTGATGGTTCGCATCTCGATATGCGGCTCCACATCGTGGAAGAGCCTGAACCGCGTGGTACTGCCGGCGCTGTCAAGCACGTCGAACATTTACTCGATGGAACGACGTTCATTTTTAACGGCGATGTGATGACCGATCTCGACCTGAAGGCAATGCTCGATTTTCACCGTGAACGGGGCAGTAAAGTAACCATCTCGCTCACGCCGGTTGATGATCCGACCCAATTCGGTTTGGTTGAGACCGATCGCGACGGACGTGTGCGCCGGTTTCTGGAAAAACCGCGTCTTGAGGATATTACGACCAATTTTGTCAATGCCGGAACGTATCTGATCGAACCTGAGATCTTTCGCTACGTACCGCCCAATCAGTTCTATATGTTTGAACGTGGCCTCTTCCCGGTTGTGCTTCAGACCGGTGACCCAATGTACGGTTTTCCATCGCGCGCCTACTGGACCGATATCGGCAAGCCTCAGACATATCTCGATGTGCATCACGATATTTTGATCGGCAAAGTTCAGTATCATTTTCGCGGCCAACAAGTAGGTGAACGTATCTGGGTAGAAGGGGAAGTGGATATTCATGCAAGTGCTCAAATTGTTGGTCCGGTTGTTATCGGTCACGGCACCCGGATTGGTCGCGGGACACGCATTATTGGCCCAACGGTGATCGGCGAACGGTGTGAAATTGGTCCTGAGTGTCAAATCGAGGGCGTTGTGATGTGGGAACGCAACGTGATCGAAGAAGGCGTGACCCTGCGCAATTGTGTATTGGGTTCCGGCAACCGGATCGGTGAGCGATCGCACATCATCGATGGCACGATTATCAGCGACGAGTGCCACATTGGACAAGAAAACCGCCTTGAACGCGGTATTCGTATCTGGCCTGGTACGACTCTCGGTGATCGAGCCATCTCGTTTTAG